The following are encoded in a window of Kitasatospora sp. NBC_01250 genomic DNA:
- a CDS encoding methyltransferase domain-containing protein → MTEHRTVYTHGHQEAVLRSHRSRTAANSAAYLLPELRPGQALLDVGCGPGTITADLAELVGPTGRVVAVDTSAEVLAQAAAHVAGRGLDNVVFEVGDAHQLNYGEGEFDVIHAHQTLQHVADPVAVLRELRRVLAPGGVLAARDADYAAMTWYPELPELTAWLELYRSTARANGGEPDAGRRLLAWAQAAGFTEVAAGSSSWTFATPGERLWWGESWAERVRGSGLAATALEHGLADAAELAAIAEGWQRWTVQPDGWFAVLHGEVLARG, encoded by the coding sequence ATGACCGAGCATCGGACTGTCTACACGCACGGCCATCAGGAGGCGGTACTGCGCTCGCACCGCAGCCGCACCGCGGCCAATTCGGCCGCCTATCTGCTGCCCGAGCTGCGGCCCGGGCAGGCGCTGCTGGACGTCGGTTGCGGCCCCGGCACGATCACCGCCGACCTGGCCGAGCTGGTCGGCCCCACCGGACGCGTGGTGGCCGTGGACACCTCGGCCGAGGTGCTGGCGCAGGCCGCCGCCCACGTCGCCGGGCGGGGGCTGGACAACGTCGTCTTCGAGGTCGGCGACGCGCACCAACTGAATTACGGTGAAGGCGAGTTCGACGTCATCCACGCCCACCAGACGCTGCAGCACGTGGCCGACCCGGTGGCCGTGCTGCGCGAGCTGCGCCGGGTGCTGGCGCCGGGCGGGGTGCTGGCCGCCCGGGACGCCGACTACGCGGCCATGACCTGGTACCCCGAACTGCCCGAGCTGACCGCCTGGCTGGAGCTGTACCGGAGCACGGCCCGGGCCAACGGGGGCGAGCCGGACGCCGGGCGGCGGCTGCTGGCCTGGGCGCAGGCGGCCGGGTTCACCGAGGTGGCGGCGGGCAGCTCCAGTTGGACCTTCGCCACACCCGGCGAGCGGCTGTGGTGGGGCGAGTCCTGGGCGGAGCGGGTGCGCGGCTCCGGGCTGGCGGCCACCGCGCTGGAGCACGGCCTGGCCGACGCCGCCGAGTTGGCCGCGATCGCCGAGGGCTGGCAGCGCTGGACGGTGCAGCCGGACGGCTGGTTCGCCGTGCTGCACGGCGAGGTGCTGGCCCGAGGCTGA
- a CDS encoding (deoxy)nucleoside triphosphate pyrophosphohydrolase yields MENRIVVGGALIAQGRVLAARRSAPAELAGRWEFPGGKAEPGESEQQALERELAEELGVRARAVTRLAGEWPVRAGLVLRIWAAELVAGEPRPLQDHSEVRWLGPDELTAVDWLEHDRAVLPEVAGLLRAADAPSAQSPASGPVGRSEKMTRTHG; encoded by the coding sequence ATGGAGAACCGGATCGTGGTCGGCGGCGCGCTGATCGCCCAGGGCCGGGTGCTGGCCGCCCGGCGCAGTGCGCCCGCCGAGTTGGCGGGGCGCTGGGAGTTCCCCGGTGGCAAGGCCGAGCCGGGGGAGAGCGAGCAGCAGGCGCTGGAGCGCGAGCTCGCCGAGGAGCTGGGCGTGCGGGCCAGGGCGGTGACCCGGCTGGCGGGCGAGTGGCCGGTCCGAGCCGGGCTGGTGCTGCGGATCTGGGCGGCCGAGCTGGTGGCGGGCGAGCCGCGGCCGTTGCAGGACCACTCCGAGGTGCGCTGGCTGGGACCTGACGAGCTGACGGCGGTGGACTGGCTGGAGCACGACCGCGCGGTGCTCCCGGAGGTGGCCGGCCTGCTCAGGGCCGCTGATGCGCCGTCAGCGCAGAGCCCGGCGTCAGGTCCTGTAGGCCGATCGGAAAAGATGACCCGAACGCATGGATAG
- a CDS encoding SpoIIE family protein phosphatase — MTSTGSADGARRTRAPRSGRTGGAAARARLRVSAPAPGAQRPSAGPSTGPAARPRSASAVPATGAAPTAAAPGAAPRPAARAAPAHRGAPGEPFPAGAASSPEAIGEHTQGSLFDVVKVAIAMLDTAGRVVLWSPAAEELLGWPSEVLVGRRIEELMADEQRVAQTREAFRIALRTGGWKGLTWLHHRDGPRVPVEARISLLVDGDGTPFLLVALAEARTLQAVERDLAVRDALFEQSPLGIAVLDTELRYTAVNQTLAEMNGVAAEDHIGRTTGETLPERAADEVSVIQRQVLATGEPVIDVTLAAQSAVRSGYRSISYSRLTDRGGKVLGISGTVMDVTERYRAVAKVEHARRRLALLNEFGSRIGDLLDAGRIAQELAGAVVPRLADFAAAILLQAVAHGDDLPRHAHDRRTSLLQLGVAAVQDGEDVEVMLRRGARISFAEESCYGRVLRSGVPELLSGAEELAEATYPGDPKVRAALALGAHSMLVVPLRARGIVIGLLVLSRAGRREAFDRDDLAFSVELADRAGSSLDNARLYVRERTAALTLQRTLLPQQVPQPTGVEVAYRYVPGSSGTEVGGDWFDVIPLPGDRTALVVGDVMGHGLRAAATMGRLRTAVRVLAALDLPPDVLLRHVHELADDLAQGPDEALLATCVYAVYDPATARLTVAKAGHIPPVLVRPPTPGPARSGGPLPGGEGEVLDLPSGAPLGVGGVPFEAVELLIPEGSVLALCTDGLVESRDKDLDVGLGRLQSVLEKPYVSIQHACEAVLDTMEQGREPDDVALLLARLGRGEEGARTVGWTLPAEPTAVSRARRLVRGALQEWGVEELSDTAELLVSELVTNSVRYASAPIGVRLTLGNTLLVEISDPLPDPPRERHAAAADEGGRGLELVRRLALRWGARAEGMGKVVWFEQELPGKEPGRD, encoded by the coding sequence GTGACCAGCACGGGTAGCGCCGACGGAGCGCGACGCACCCGCGCCCCCCGCTCCGGGCGGACGGGTGGGGCAGCCGCCCGCGCGCGCCTGCGCGTCAGCGCCCCGGCGCCCGGCGCGCAGCGCCCGTCCGCAGGCCCGTCCACCGGGCCCGCAGCGCGCCCCCGCTCCGCATCGGCCGTACCCGCCACCGGCGCCGCACCCACCGCTGCCGCCCCGGGCGCCGCCCCCCGCCCCGCCGCCCGGGCGGCCCCGGCCCACCGCGGCGCACCGGGGGAGCCGTTCCCCGCCGGCGCCGCCAGCTCGCCCGAGGCGATCGGCGAGCACACCCAGGGCAGCCTCTTCGACGTCGTCAAGGTCGCCATCGCGATGCTCGACACCGCGGGCCGGGTGGTGCTCTGGAGCCCGGCCGCCGAGGAACTGCTCGGCTGGCCCAGCGAGGTGCTGGTGGGCCGGCGGATCGAGGAGCTGATGGCCGACGAGCAACGCGTCGCGCAGACCCGCGAGGCGTTCCGGATCGCGCTGCGCACCGGCGGCTGGAAGGGGCTGACCTGGCTGCACCACCGCGACGGCCCCAGGGTCCCGGTGGAGGCCCGGATCTCCCTGCTGGTGGACGGCGACGGCACCCCGTTCCTGCTGGTCGCGCTCGCCGAGGCGCGCACCCTGCAGGCCGTGGAACGCGATCTGGCGGTGCGCGACGCGCTCTTCGAGCAGTCGCCGCTGGGCATCGCGGTGCTGGACACCGAACTGCGCTACACGGCCGTCAACCAGACGCTGGCCGAGATGAACGGGGTGGCGGCCGAGGACCACATCGGCCGCACCACCGGCGAGACGCTGCCCGAACGGGCGGCCGACGAGGTCAGTGTGATCCAGCGTCAGGTGCTGGCCACCGGCGAGCCGGTGATCGACGTGACGCTGGCCGCCCAGAGTGCGGTCCGCTCGGGCTACCGGTCGATCTCCTACAGCCGGCTCACCGACCGCGGCGGCAAGGTGCTCGGCATCTCCGGCACCGTGATGGACGTGACCGAGCGCTACCGCGCGGTGGCCAAGGTCGAGCACGCCCGCCGCCGCCTGGCCCTGCTCAACGAGTTCGGCTCGCGGATCGGCGACCTGCTGGACGCCGGCCGGATCGCCCAGGAGCTGGCCGGCGCGGTGGTGCCCAGGCTCGCCGACTTCGCGGCGGCGATCCTGCTCCAGGCGGTGGCGCACGGCGACGACCTGCCCCGGCACGCCCACGACCGGCGCACCTCGCTGCTCCAACTCGGCGTGGCGGCCGTCCAGGACGGCGAGGACGTCGAGGTGATGCTCCGCCGGGGCGCCCGGATCAGCTTCGCCGAGGAGTCCTGCTACGGCCGGGTGCTGCGCAGCGGAGTGCCCGAACTGCTCTCCGGAGCAGAGGAGTTGGCGGAGGCAACCTACCCCGGCGACCCCAAGGTGCGGGCCGCGCTGGCGCTCGGCGCGCACTCGATGCTGGTGGTCCCGCTGCGCGCCCGGGGCATCGTGATCGGCCTGCTGGTGCTCAGCCGGGCCGGCCGGCGCGAGGCCTTCGACCGGGACGACCTGGCCTTCTCGGTGGAGCTCGCGGACCGGGCCGGCAGCTCGCTCGACAACGCCCGGCTGTACGTGCGTGAACGCACCGCCGCGCTCACCCTGCAGCGCACCCTGCTGCCGCAGCAGGTGCCGCAGCCCACCGGCGTCGAGGTCGCCTACCGCTACGTGCCGGGCAGCAGCGGCACCGAGGTCGGCGGCGACTGGTTCGACGTGATCCCGCTGCCCGGCGACCGCACCGCGCTGGTGGTCGGGGACGTGATGGGCCACGGCCTGCGGGCAGCCGCCACGATGGGCCGGCTGCGCACCGCCGTGCGGGTGCTGGCCGCCCTCGACCTGCCGCCCGACGTGCTGCTGCGCCACGTCCACGAGCTGGCCGACGACCTCGCTCAGGGGCCGGACGAGGCGCTGCTCGCCACCTGCGTCTACGCCGTCTACGACCCGGCCACCGCGCGGCTGACGGTCGCCAAGGCGGGCCACATCCCACCGGTGCTGGTGCGCCCGCCCACGCCGGGCCCGGCCCGCTCCGGTGGACCGCTGCCCGGCGGCGAGGGCGAGGTGCTGGACCTGCCCTCGGGCGCGCCGCTGGGCGTCGGCGGGGTGCCGTTCGAGGCGGTGGAGCTGCTGATCCCCGAGGGCAGTGTGCTGGCGCTGTGCACCGACGGCCTGGTGGAGTCCCGGGACAAGGACCTGGACGTCGGCCTGGGCCGGCTGCAGTCGGTGCTGGAGAAGCCGTACGTGTCGATCCAGCACGCCTGCGAGGCGGTGCTCGACACCATGGAGCAGGGCCGTGAGCCCGACGACGTGGCGCTGCTGCTGGCCCGCCTCGGCCGGGGCGAGGAAGGCGCCCGCACCGTGGGCTGGACGCTGCCGGCCGAGCCCACCGCGGTCTCCCGGGCCCGCCGGCTGGTGCGCGGCGCGCTCCAGGAGTGGGGCGTGGAGGAGCTGAGCGACACCGCCGAGCTGCTGGTCAGCGAGCTGGTGACCAACTCGGTGCGGTACGCCAGCGCGCCGATCGGGGTCCGGCTCACCCTCGGCAACACGCTGCTGGTGGAGATCTCCGACCCGCTGCCCGACCCGCCCAGGGAGCGGCACGCGGCTGCCGCCGACGAGGGCGGCCGGGGGCTGGAGCTGGTGCGCCGGCTGGCGCTGCGCTGGGGCGCGCGGGCCGAGGGAATGGGCAAGGTGGTCTGGTTCGAACAGGAATTGCCGGGGAAGGAGCCGGGGCGAGATTGA
- a CDS encoding succinate dehydrogenase/fumarate reductase iron-sulfur subunit, whose product MSTDDREFRIWRGEGGAGGFVTYRVPVNEGEVVLDLVHRLQATQAPDLAVRWNCKAGKCGSCSAEVNGRPRLLCMTRMSVLPPDEPVVLTPLRAFPSVRDLVTDVTFNYAKAREVAAFVPPAGLAPGEYRMRQEDVARSQEFRKCIECFLCQDTCHAVRDHEENKAAFAGPRFLMRVAELDMHPLDAAGAGGLDRRASAQDTHGLGYCNITKCCTEVCPEHIRITDNALIPLKERVADRKYDPLVWLGSKIGLRPRD is encoded by the coding sequence ATGAGCACGGATGACAGGGAGTTCCGGATCTGGCGGGGCGAGGGCGGCGCGGGCGGGTTCGTCACGTACCGGGTGCCGGTCAACGAGGGCGAGGTGGTGCTCGACCTGGTGCACCGGCTGCAGGCCACCCAGGCTCCCGACCTGGCGGTGCGGTGGAACTGCAAGGCGGGCAAGTGCGGCTCGTGCAGCGCCGAGGTGAACGGGCGTCCGCGGCTGCTCTGCATGACCCGGATGTCGGTGCTGCCACCGGACGAGCCGGTGGTGCTGACCCCGCTGCGTGCCTTCCCCTCGGTGCGCGACCTGGTCACCGACGTGACGTTCAACTACGCCAAGGCCAGGGAGGTGGCCGCCTTCGTGCCGCCGGCGGGACTGGCACCGGGCGAGTACCGGATGCGGCAGGAGGACGTGGCGCGCTCGCAGGAGTTCCGCAAGTGCATCGAGTGCTTCCTGTGCCAGGACACCTGCCACGCGGTGCGCGACCACGAGGAGAACAAGGCGGCCTTCGCCGGGCCGCGCTTCCTGATGCGGGTGGCCGAGCTCGACATGCACCCGCTGGACGCGGCCGGTGCCGGCGGCCTGGACCGCCGTGCCAGTGCCCAGGACACCCACGGCCTGGGCTACTGCAACATCACCAAGTGCTGCACCGAGGTCTGCCCGGAGCACATCCGGATCACCGACAACGCGCTGATCCCGCTCAAGGAGCGGGTGGCCGACCGCAAGTACGACCCGCTGGTCTGGCTGGGCTCGAAGATCGGCCTGCGCCCGCGGGACTGA
- a CDS encoding fumarate reductase/succinate dehydrogenase flavoprotein subunit has product MHSYDVHDGYDVVVVGAGGAGLRAAIEAREQGMRVAVICKSLFGKAHTVMAEGGIAASMGNVNSGDNWQVHFRDTMRGGKFLNHWRMAELHAKEAPERVWELEGWGALFDRTADGRISQRNFGGHEYPRLAHVGDRTGLELIRTLQQKVVALQQEDFKESGDYESGLKVFQEYTVTRILKDGERVAGVFGYQRESGRFFAVAAPAVVLATGGIGKSFKVTSNSWEYTGDGHALALLAGARLLNMEFVQFHPTGMVWPPSVKGILVTESVRGDGGVLRNSEGKRFMFDYVPEVFRGQYAETEAEADGWYADPAGHRRPPELLPRDEVARAINSEVKAGRGTPHGGVFLDVSSRLPAEEIIRRLPSMHHQFKELADVDITREPMEVGPTCHYVMGGVEVDPDTAASPAVPGLYAAGEVAGGMHGSNRLGGNSLSDLLVFGRRAGLHAARYAAGAPARPALDEAQLSAAAAEALAPFGEGSEHPYALHQELQQTMNDLVGIIRRAGEMKQALDRLAVLGRRAEAVAVEGHRQFNPGWHLALDLRNMLLVSECVARAALLRRESRGGHTREDWPGMDRDWRRVNLVCSLAEGQLTVERQPNPPVRADLLALFDRTELAKYFTPEELADEHG; this is encoded by the coding sequence ATGCACAGCTACGACGTCCACGACGGGTACGACGTGGTGGTGGTCGGCGCCGGCGGGGCCGGGCTGCGGGCCGCGATCGAGGCCCGCGAGCAGGGGATGCGGGTCGCGGTGATCTGCAAGTCGCTCTTCGGCAAGGCGCACACCGTGATGGCCGAGGGCGGCATCGCGGCCTCGATGGGCAACGTGAACAGCGGCGACAACTGGCAGGTGCACTTCCGCGACACCATGCGCGGCGGCAAGTTCCTCAACCACTGGCGGATGGCCGAGCTGCACGCCAAGGAGGCGCCCGAGCGGGTCTGGGAGCTGGAGGGCTGGGGCGCGCTCTTCGACCGGACCGCGGACGGGCGGATCTCGCAGCGCAACTTCGGCGGCCACGAGTACCCGCGGCTGGCGCACGTGGGCGACCGGACCGGGCTGGAGCTGATCCGCACCCTGCAGCAGAAGGTGGTGGCGCTGCAGCAGGAGGACTTCAAGGAGAGCGGCGACTACGAGTCGGGCCTGAAGGTCTTCCAGGAGTACACGGTCACAAGGATCCTGAAGGACGGCGAGCGGGTCGCGGGGGTCTTCGGCTACCAGCGGGAGAGCGGGCGGTTCTTCGCCGTCGCCGCCCCCGCCGTGGTGCTGGCCACCGGCGGGATCGGGAAGTCGTTCAAGGTGACCTCCAACTCCTGGGAGTACACCGGCGACGGCCACGCGCTGGCGCTGCTGGCCGGCGCCCGCCTGCTGAACATGGAGTTCGTCCAGTTCCACCCCACCGGCATGGTCTGGCCGCCCTCGGTGAAGGGCATCCTGGTCACCGAGTCGGTGCGCGGCGACGGCGGGGTGCTGCGCAACAGCGAGGGCAAGCGGTTCATGTTCGACTACGTGCCCGAGGTGTTCCGCGGCCAGTACGCCGAGACCGAGGCGGAGGCGGACGGCTGGTACGCCGACCCCGCCGGGCACCGCCGCCCGCCCGAGCTGCTGCCCCGTGACGAGGTGGCCAGGGCGATCAACTCCGAGGTCAAGGCGGGGCGCGGCACCCCGCACGGCGGAGTCTTCCTGGACGTCTCCAGCCGGCTGCCGGCCGAGGAGATCATCCGGCGGCTGCCCTCGATGCACCACCAGTTCAAGGAGCTGGCCGACGTCGACATCACCCGCGAGCCGATGGAGGTCGGCCCGACCTGCCACTACGTGATGGGCGGGGTGGAGGTGGACCCGGACACCGCGGCCAGCCCCGCCGTCCCCGGGCTCTACGCCGCCGGCGAGGTGGCCGGCGGGATGCACGGCTCCAACCGGCTCGGCGGCAACTCGCTCTCCGACCTGCTGGTCTTCGGCCGCCGCGCGGGACTGCACGCGGCGCGGTACGCGGCCGGGGCGCCGGCGCGGCCGGCGCTCGACGAGGCCCAGCTGTCGGCCGCCGCCGCCGAGGCGCTGGCCCCGTTCGGCGAGGGGAGCGAGCACCCGTACGCGCTGCACCAGGAGCTCCAGCAGACCATGAACGACCTGGTCGGGATCATCCGCCGGGCCGGCGAGATGAAGCAGGCGCTGGACCGGCTGGCGGTGCTGGGGCGGCGGGCCGAGGCGGTGGCGGTGGAGGGCCACCGGCAGTTCAACCCCGGCTGGCACCTGGCACTGGACCTGCGCAACATGCTGCTGGTCTCGGAGTGCGTGGCGCGCGCCGCGCTGCTGCGCCGGGAGAGCCGCGGTGGGCACACCCGGGAGGACTGGCCGGGGATGGACCGGGACTGGCGGCGGGTCAACCTGGTCTGCTCGCTGGCCGAGGGGCAGCTGACGGTCGAGCGGCAGCCCAACCCACCCGTCCGGGCCGACCTGCTGGCGCTGTTCGACCGCACCGAACTGGCGAAGTACTTCACCCCGGAGGAGCTGGCCGATGAGCACGGATGA
- a CDS encoding SpoIIE family protein phosphatase, with the protein MSGPAAAAVPRVPETHPGRDAAAADAEPTDAEPTDAELAEAAERQPLGSPRWGEGDPGSIYEFIRVATFAIGPDGLISQWSERAADFFAVPAAEALGADPVTTLVPRELWRRGRTRLERTLAGEEWVGTAPYRGADGREGLAEVYLMPAVGPKDEAGEPGAEFEDSRERSPGALCLAVDLGRLRRIETELAASEAVFGQTPSGFFLFDRQLRLQRVNRAFAEAVGLEPEALAGRSAHDLFTTSEAERLESALRQVLQSGDPVVDLRFSGAVPTRSGERRWAISLYRLTGPGERPMGVAGQVNDITSRHVAEREAAGVRRNLALVNEASAHIGSTLDLETTAKELLDVVVPQFCDLATVDLYSALLSGESGPSLTGSGAHPYDGSGELRRVAVSSVVGAGAVGFGSLLGGDQGGYPDQAYGARLAAAEAGGTLCYPPRSPHARALRTGRSAIPDPGPDPLLRSTLVVPLVARDVVLGLIQLSRAIGSEPFDARDVAIAEEIAARAAVCVDNARLYRREHERALILQRSLLPPGNPEASGLEIACRYRPSNNNTEVGGDWFDVIPLPGNRTALVIGDVMGRGLRAAVAMGQLRTAVRTLAMLDLEPAEVLGSLDEIARGLGDPGPGSMAGYGSQRTGDNDAPEVYLATCVYAVYDAVTRRCVFANAGHLPPALLSPGEPARMLDVPPGLPLGVGGEPFEEVTLTLPDGALLGLYTDGLVESRKHQLDEGLQAFRIALENGAPVLETLCDEVLNELDPHHGEDDIALLLARVRALPEDAVGDWQLPPEPTSVAKAREKACAWLLTRGLDDLVDTTELLVSELVTNALRHGRGDIRLRLLRDTTVVCEVWDDGYAQPRRRRAQETDEGGRGLQLVSLLAERWGSRRTPHGKIVWFELGL; encoded by the coding sequence GTGTCCGGGCCAGCCGCCGCTGCCGTCCCCCGTGTCCCCGAGACCCACCCCGGGCGCGATGCCGCCGCGGCCGACGCGGAGCCGACGGACGCGGAGCCGACGGACGCCGAGCTGGCGGAGGCCGCCGAGCGCCAGCCGCTCGGTTCGCCGCGCTGGGGCGAGGGCGATCCGGGCTCGATCTACGAGTTCATCCGCGTCGCCACCTTCGCGATCGGCCCGGACGGGCTGATCAGCCAGTGGAGCGAGCGGGCCGCCGACTTCTTCGCGGTGCCCGCCGCCGAGGCACTGGGCGCCGATCCGGTGACCACCCTGGTGCCGCGCGAGCTGTGGCGGCGGGGCCGCACCAGGCTGGAGCGCACGCTGGCCGGCGAGGAGTGGGTCGGCACCGCGCCCTACCGGGGAGCGGACGGCCGCGAGGGCCTGGCCGAGGTCTACCTGATGCCGGCCGTCGGCCCCAAGGACGAAGCGGGCGAGCCGGGCGCAGAGTTCGAAGACTCGCGAGAGCGCTCGCCGGGCGCGCTCTGCCTGGCCGTCGACCTCGGCCGGCTGCGCCGGATCGAGACCGAGCTGGCCGCCTCCGAGGCCGTCTTCGGGCAGACCCCGAGCGGCTTCTTCCTGTTCGACCGGCAGCTGCGGCTGCAGCGGGTCAACCGGGCCTTCGCCGAGGCGGTCGGGCTCGAACCCGAGGCGCTGGCCGGGCGCAGCGCGCACGACCTGTTCACCACCAGCGAGGCCGAGCGGCTGGAGTCCGCGCTGCGCCAGGTGCTGCAGAGCGGCGACCCGGTGGTCGACCTGCGGTTCAGCGGTGCCGTGCCGACCCGGTCCGGCGAACGCCGCTGGGCGATCTCGCTCTACCGCCTCACCGGCCCCGGCGAGCGCCCGATGGGCGTGGCCGGGCAGGTCAACGACATCACCAGCCGGCACGTCGCCGAGCGCGAGGCGGCCGGGGTGCGCCGCAACCTGGCGCTGGTCAACGAGGCCAGCGCGCACATCGGCTCCACCCTGGACCTGGAGACCACCGCCAAGGAACTGCTCGACGTGGTCGTCCCGCAGTTCTGCGACCTGGCCACCGTGGACCTCTACTCGGCACTGCTCTCCGGCGAGAGCGGTCCCTCGCTGACCGGGTCCGGCGCCCACCCGTACGACGGCAGCGGCGAGCTGCGCCGGGTGGCGGTCTCCAGCGTGGTCGGCGCGGGCGCGGTGGGCTTCGGCTCGCTGCTCGGCGGCGACCAGGGCGGCTACCCGGACCAGGCCTACGGCGCGCGCCTGGCCGCCGCCGAGGCCGGTGGCACCCTCTGCTACCCGCCGCGTTCCCCGCACGCCCGGGCGCTGCGCACCGGGCGCAGCGCGATCCCGGACCCGGGCCCCGACCCGCTGCTGCGCAGCACCCTGGTGGTCCCGCTGGTCGCCAGGGACGTGGTGCTCGGCCTGATCCAGCTCTCCCGGGCGATCGGCAGCGAGCCCTTCGACGCGCGGGACGTGGCGATCGCCGAGGAGATCGCGGCGCGCGCCGCGGTCTGCGTGGACAACGCCCGGCTCTACCGGCGTGAGCACGAGCGGGCGCTGATCCTGCAGCGCAGCCTGCTGCCCCCGGGCAACCCGGAGGCCAGCGGCCTGGAGATCGCCTGCCGCTACCGTCCCAGCAACAACAACACCGAGGTCGGCGGCGACTGGTTCGACGTGATCCCGCTGCCGGGCAACCGCACCGCGCTGGTGATCGGCGACGTGATGGGCCGCGGCCTGCGCGCGGCCGTCGCGATGGGCCAGCTGCGCACCGCGGTGCGGACGCTGGCGATGCTCGACCTGGAGCCGGCCGAGGTGCTCGGTTCGCTGGACGAGATCGCCCGGGGCCTGGGCGACCCGGGCCCCGGCTCGATGGCCGGCTACGGCTCCCAGCGCACCGGCGACAACGACGCCCCCGAGGTCTACCTGGCCACCTGCGTCTACGCGGTCTACGACGCGGTCACCCGGCGCTGCGTCTTCGCCAACGCCGGCCACCTGCCCCCGGCGCTGCTCAGCCCGGGCGAGCCGGCCCGGATGCTCGACGTGCCGCCCGGCCTGCCGCTGGGCGTGGGCGGCGAGCCGTTCGAGGAGGTCACCCTGACCCTCCCCGACGGCGCCCTGCTCGGCCTCTACACCGACGGCCTGGTGGAGTCCCGCAAGCACCAGCTGGACGAGGGCCTGCAGGCCTTCCGGATCGCCCTGGAGAACGGCGCGCCCGTCCTGGAGACGCTCTGCGACGAGGTGCTGAACGAGCTCGACCCGCACCACGGCGAGGACGACATCGCCCTGCTGCTGGCCCGGGTCCGGGCGCTGCCCGAGGACGCGGTGGGCGACTGGCAGCTGCCCCCCGAGCCGACCTCGGTGGCCAAGGCCCGCGAGAAGGCCTGCGCCTGGCTGTTGACCCGCGGCCTGGACGACCTGGTGGACACCACCGAGCTGCTGGTCAGCGAGCTGGTGACGAACGCGCTGCGGCACGGGCGCGGCGACATCCGGTTGCGCCTGCTGCGCGACACCACGGTGGTCTGCGAGGTCTGGGACGACGGGTACGCCCAGCCGCGCCGGCGCCGGGCGCAGGAGACCGACGAGGGCGGGCGCGGCCTGCAGCTGGTCAGCCTGCTGGCCGAGCGCTGGGGCAGCCGGCGGACCCCGCACGGGAAGATCGTCTGGTTCGAGCTGGGCCTCTGA
- a CDS encoding DUF4190 domain-containing protein encodes MGGQGGKGLMTAEDKQDAAREEVVSLVKRPAATPPAPTAAAEGGPAATPPAATPPAATPPAATPPAATPPAEAGPAPSASPMPADAPPADAPPAATPPPFDPFAPPSTPGLPPHPAAPGPYAPYPPSAAHAPYGGYWGPAPYPPPRTGVNGFAVAALVTALTCFLWPFGIAFGITGLVQIRNRRQRGTGLAVSGLVLSGLGLLATLGVVTTATLAHNAGGSFAADHGSSAEDLGVGDCFNRTSGGLVDQVSCTDAHDGEVVGHTLLTGQAYPDADARKSQVGTVCDQQAQNYAMDDWAVPDGMVVHYFYPEQASWDTGDRKATCFFTDPDEQHTGSVRKDAGNATAAQLDYLKAMDAIDEAASRRPSGSAADDPDGYRDWAGALATVLRTQTTELDAGSWDPDVRTALDAQLAELRQRIPALQQAAGSTGTGDLVRAIAQADQHRGYDQQKAVRQLLQLSTDESWLNPPAQGGASPRSDDVPHSV; translated from the coding sequence ATGGGCGGGCAGGGGGGCAAGGGCCTGATGACGGCAGAGGACAAGCAGGACGCGGCGCGGGAGGAGGTCGTGTCGCTCGTCAAGCGACCGGCCGCCACCCCGCCGGCGCCGACGGCGGCTGCCGAGGGCGGGCCGGCCGCCACCCCGCCGGCCGCCACCCCGCCGGCCGCCACCCCGCCGGCCGCCACCCCGCCGGCCGCCACCCCGCCGGCCGAAGCCGGCCCCGCCCCCTCCGCATCACCGATGCCCGCCGACGCACCGCCCGCCGACGCCCCGCCAGCCGCCACCCCGCCCCCCTTCGACCCCTTCGCCCCGCCGTCCACCCCCGGCCTCCCGCCCCACCCGGCCGCCCCGGGGCCCTACGCCCCGTACCCCCCGAGCGCGGCGCACGCCCCGTACGGCGGGTACTGGGGCCCGGCGCCCTACCCGCCACCGCGCACCGGCGTGAACGGCTTCGCCGTCGCCGCCCTGGTCACCGCGCTGACCTGCTTCCTGTGGCCGTTCGGCATCGCCTTCGGGATCACCGGCCTGGTCCAGATCCGCAACCGCCGCCAGCGCGGCACCGGCCTGGCCGTGAGCGGCCTGGTGCTCTCCGGCCTCGGGCTGCTGGCCACCCTCGGTGTGGTGACCACCGCCACGCTCGCCCACAACGCCGGCGGCTCGTTCGCCGCCGACCACGGCAGCTCGGCCGAGGACCTGGGGGTCGGCGACTGCTTCAACCGGACCTCCGGCGGCCTGGTGGACCAGGTCTCCTGCACGGACGCGCACGACGGCGAGGTGGTCGGCCACACCCTGCTCACCGGCCAGGCCTACCCGGACGCGGACGCGCGCAAGAGCCAGGTCGGCACGGTCTGCGACCAGCAGGCGCAGAACTACGCGATGGACGACTGGGCCGTCCCCGACGGCATGGTGGTGCACTACTTCTATCCGGAACAGGCCTCCTGGGACACCGGGGACCGGAAGGCCACCTGCTTCTTCACCGACCCGGACGAGCAGCACACCGGCTCGGTCCGCAAGGACGCCGGCAACGCGACCGCGGCCCAGCTCGACTATCTGAAGGCGATGGACGCCATCGACGAGGCCGCGAGCCGGCGCCCGAGCGGCTCGGCCGCGGACGACCCGGACGGCTACCGCGACTGGGCCGGCGCCCTGGCCACCGTGCTGCGCACCCAGACCACCGAACTCGACGCGGGCAGCTGGGACCCCGATGTCCGCACCGCGCTCGACGCGCAGCTGGCCGAGCTGCGGCAGCGGATCCCGGCCCTGCAGCAGGCCGCCGGTTCCACCGGGACGGGTGACCTGGTGCGCGCGATCGCCCAGGCCGACCAGCACCGCGGCTACGACCAGCAGAAGGCGGTCCGGCAGCTGCTCCAGCTCTCCACCGACGAGTCCTGGCTCAACCCGCCGGCCCAGGGCGGCGCTTCGCCGCGAAGTGACGACGTCCCGCACAGCGTCTGA